Proteins found in one Salmo salar chromosome ssa26, Ssal_v3.1, whole genome shotgun sequence genomic segment:
- the LOC106587415 gene encoding mucin-2 encodes MELPLGGPALRHYTRSRPRPHRQNQHLRPSRPQESVVDNENGVPDHMGRVDEGVEEFFTKRVLPVDTVKTLNESEEPPITEQEVEVAPASAAPCPAPSRTLRRKLGEFFTLKKRRAVKSEGSQEGKAKKTSIADLIRPLREATRAEKAQVKENEKVKEKESVDVSIVTGDPVEAETPPDGPTPLRGEALPRRGLREGKSQSLILLSGSAANAGNTKNTAQGKFQKHSSDSHHGFEQRLQLMLQCIGVSKAQPGETQSQEGEMKKAESEGTIIDNKPEPPPTFMKPRTMSTSSDTRRAVRQSVSAHESAGKPALPPKPIIKRGPTPPPTISGHLTPENDLAQIQEGEAGSPTDPTPSITDTPTSSKPIPTDTTIPITVPDPTNSSILTDTIIPSPVPDPTNSSILTDTILLSPVPDPTNSSILTDTILLSPVPDPTNSSILTDTILPSPVPDPTNSSILTDTILPSPVPDPTNSSILTDTIIPSPVPDPTNSSILTDTILPSPVPDPTNSSILTDTIIPSPVPDPTNSSILTDTIIPFPVPDPTNSSILTDTILPSPVPDPTNSSILTDTILPSPVPDPTNSSILTDTILPSPVPDPTNSSIPVLTSATSSNSTPNDIIPSTMSAPTPINTTAPTPNTTTFIPSTNPATTTTITSITTTSGPMNITTSTPPTDMNFGSILTITPTPTPPASTDSTTPTTSASSIPNLATITITSITAPTTVNTNTDTHTSTTPTTNASTATLTDTAASTSTDSTTTTLNTPISIIASAGNNTSTPTPTTTLCPTPTNSLCPTTSLCPTPTTLITNSVTPPPSPAATITTSTLNSMNGASTPTHISINSTDSNATQTGTHNTSATNSVNFTSTSGPTNSTSPIPTCSTSSTSTNCAAHTATIPSSPIPILSTNHSPTVTSIPTATHSTNSTNISSPTFSSTHTTTHTTSPIPTNSTSLTTTPTPINSSPVTTISTSRSNITTATNTSVLISSPNPTNSTTNTPTNPSNPTNTTKPTNSTTHTTISIPTNYVTHSPTNSSTHSPTNSSSPTPTNSASPTPTNTIQPSPEERISLNPAMGLLSMTKGTNDLNAERVERNKETEEKRSKEEDVRRATEKEKEQKSLAHNICKTIKEEKEEGLQKVDEIMRQGVEGTKSNEERELCKKDGDKKREGGTNVSDEKEFKTKGVVESKSNKGPTTVIEAGETTVK; translated from the exons ATGGAGCTTCCATTGGGCGGGCCGGCGCTGAGGCACTACACCCGCAGCAGACCTAGACCACACCGACAAAACCAACACCTCCGCCCCAGCAGACCACAG GAATCGGTGGTTGACAATGAAAATGGAGTCCCTGATCACATGGGGCGAGTTGATGAGGGAGTTGAGGAGTTCTTTACTAAGCGAGTCCTTCCTGTCGACACCGT GAAAACACTGAATGAGTCTGAGGAACCTCCCATTACTGAACAGGAAGTGGAAGTAGCGCCTGCTAGCGCCGCCCCTTGCCCCGCCCCTTCCAGAACCCTACGGAGGAAGCTGGGCGAGTTCTTCACCCTTAAAAAGCGGAGGGCTGTGAAATCAGAGGGAAGCCAAGAGGGGAAGGCCAAGAAGACCTCCATCGCCGACCTAATTCGGCCTCTAAGGGAGGCCACCAGAGCTGAAAAAGCTCAAGTGAAGGAGAATGAAAAAGTGAAAGAGAAGGAGAGTGTGGATGTCAGCATTGTGACAGGAGATCCAGTGGAAGCAGAAACCCCTCCTGATGGTCCCACTCCACTGAGGGGTGAGGCTCTACCCCGTCGTGGGCTAAGAGAGGGGAAGTCACAGTCTCTCATTCTGCTCTCCGGATCCGCAGCCAATGCTGGGAACACCAAGAACACTGCACAAGGGAAG TTTCAGAAACACTCGTCTGACAGCCATCATGGCTTTGAGCAGCGCCTCCAGCTCATGCTACAATGTATTGGTGTGTCCAAAGCTCAGCCAGGAGAGACACAG agtcaggagggagagatgaaaaaAGCTGAATCAGAGG GCACTATCATCGATAATAAACCTGAGCCCCCACCCACATTTATGAAGCCCCGGACCATGTCCACCTcatcag ATACGAGACGAGCGGTCCGACAGAGTGTGTCCGCACATGAGTCAGCTGGGAAACCTGCTCTGCCTCCTAAGCCAATAATTAAGCGAGGCCCAACCCCACCTCCCACTATCTCCGGTCATCTCACCCCTGAGAATGACCTAGCCCAAATACAGGAAGGAGAAGCGGGTTCCCCCACAGACCCCACCCCTAGTATCACTGATACCCCTACCAGTTCTAAACCTATCCCCACTGACACCACTATTCCCATCACTGTCCCAGATCCCACTAACTCTTCTATTCTCACTGACACCATCATTCCCTCCCCTGTCCCAGATCCCACTAACTCTTCTATTCTCACTGACaccatccttctctcccctgtCCCAGATCCCACTAACTCTTCTATTCTCACTGACaccatccttctctcccctgtCCCAGATCCCACTAACTCTTCTATTCTCACTGACACCATCCTTCCCTCCCCTGTCCCAGATCCCACTAACTCTTCTATTCTCACTGACACCATCCTTCCCTCCCCTGTCCCAGATCCCACTAACTCTTCTATTCTCACTGACACCATCATTCCCTCCCCTGTCCCAGATCCCACTAACTCTTCTATTCTCACTGACACCATCCTTCCCTCCCCTGTCCCAGATCCCACTAACTCTTCTATTCTCACTGACACCATCATTCCCTCCCCTGTCCCAGATCCCACTAACTCTTCTATTCTCACTGACACCATCATTCCCTTCCCTGTCCCAGATCCCACTAACTCTTCTATTCTCACTGACACCATCCTTCCCTCCCCTGTCCCAGATCCCACTAACTCTTCTATTCTCACTGACACCATCCTTCCCTCCCCTGTCCCAGATCCCACTAACTCTTCTATTCTCACTGACACCATCCTTCCCTCCCCTGTCCCAGATCCCACTAACTCTTCCATCCCCGTTTTGACTTCCGCTACTTCCTCTAATTCAACCCCCAATGACATCATCCCCTCTACAATGTCTGCACCTACCCCTATCAATACTACAGCCCCCACCCCTAACACCACCACCTTCATCCCCAGTACTAACCCTGCCACAACCACTACCATTACCTCCATCACAACTACATCTGGCCCTATGAATATTACAACTTCCACCCCCCCCACTGACATGAACTTTGGCTCTATCCTCACTATTACCCCCACCCCAACTCCCCCTGCCTCCACTGACTCCACCACCCCAACCACCTCTGCGTCGTCCATCCCTAATCTAGCCACAATCACCATTACAAGCATTACTGCCCCAACAACTGTTAACACTAATACTGATACCCATACATCAACAACCCCCACCACTAATGCTTCTACCGCTACCCTTACTGATACTGCTGCCTCAACTTCTACTGACTCGACAACTACAACACTAAATACTCCCATCTCCATAATTGCTTCTGCTGGCAACAACACTTCTACTCCCACCCCCACTACCACTCTGTGTCCCACCCCCACTAACTCTCTGTGTCCCACTACCTCTCTGTGTCCCACCCCCACTACCCTAATTACTAATTCAGTTACCCCACCTCCATCTCCTGCTGCTACTATAACAACCTCGACCCTTAATTCTATGAATGGTGCTTCCACTCCTACCCATATCTCCATAAACTCCACTGACTCCAACGCTACCCAAACCGGAACTCACAATACCAGCGCAACTAACTCTGTCAACTTCACTTCTACCTCAGGCCCCACTAACTCTACCAGTCCTATCCCTACTTGCTCTACCAGCTCAACTTCCACTAACTGTGCTGCTCACACTGCTACTATCCCTAGCAGTCCAATTCCCATTCTCTCTACTAATCACTCCCCCACTGTCACTTCTATCCCCACTGCCACTCACTCAACTAACTCCACCAATATTTCCTCCCCCACATTCTCTTCTACTCACACCACTACTCACACTACTAGTCCCATCCCAACTAACTCTACTAGCCTGACCACTACCCCCACCCCTATTAACTCTAGCCCCGTCACCACTATCTCTACAAGCCGTTCTAATATCACCACTGCCACTAACACTTCTGTCCTCATCAGTAGCCCCAACCCCACTAACTCTACTACCAACACCCCTACTAACCCTTCAAAtcccaccaacaccactaaacctACTAACtctactacacacaccactatctCAATCCCCACTAATTATGTTACTCATAGTCCCACTAACTCTTCCACTCATAGCCCCACTAACTCTTCCAGTCCAACCCCCACTAACTCTGCTAGCCCTACACCAACTAATACTATTCAACCATCACCTGAGGAGAGAATTAGCCTTAATCCTGCAATGGGACTGCTGTCCATGACTAAGGGTACAA ATGACCTGAATgctgagagggtagagaggaacaAGGAGACAGAAGAGAAACGTAGCAAGGAAGAAGATGTCAGGAGGGCcacagagaaagaaaaagaacagAAATCATTGGCGCACAACATATGCAAAACCataaaagaggagaaggaggagggtctGCAGAAGGTGGATGAGATCATGAGGCAGGGAGTAGAAGGGACCAAATCAAATGAAGAAAGAGAGTTGTGTAAAAAGGATGGGGATaaaaagagggaaggagggaccaATGTGTCAGATGAAAAAGAGTTCAAAACTAAGGGGGTGGTAGAGAGCAAGTCAAACAAGGGACCAACTACTGTGATAGAGGCAGGGGAGACCACAGTAAAATAA
- the LOC106587416 gene encoding transcriptional repressor CTCF isoform X2, with translation MEGEVVSIEPAQVEGLQDSGEGAELLQTADAALMEGGVAPQEVTGNVEMMVMDTLDSTLDPALLQMKTEVLEGGGTVTVTGGDEGQIITLQVVNMEQTSAALGLGQLQLVQVPVTTATVEELQASFVDASAGNTEAEPVICHTLPLPEGFQVVKVGANGEVETVEQEELQAAQDELQVIHREEEEEEEEAEPQVEDQTWSKDPDYQPTAGIRKGKKGKKSRLRYGEGERDMDVSVYDFEEEQQEGMLSEVNAEKVVGNMKPPKPTKIKKKGVKKTFQCELCSYTCPRRSNLDRHMKSHTDERPHKCHLCGRAFRTVTLLRNHLNTHTGTRPHKCQDCDMAFVTSGELVRHRRYKHTFEKPFKCSMCDYASVEVSKLKRHIRSHTGERPFQCSLCSYASRDTYKLKRHMRTHSGEKPYECYICHARFTQSGTMKMHILQKHTENVAKFHCPHCDTVIARKSDLGVHLRKQHSFMEMGRKCRYCDAMFHERYALIQHQKSHKNEKRFKCDQCDYCCRQERHMIMHRRTHTGEKPYACSQCEKTFRQKQLLDMHFKRYHDPNFIPTAFVCSKCGKTFTRRNTMLRHAENCNGENTGDENGTPPKKGRRGRKRKMRSRRDDDDDDTEPELDDIEEEEEELLAEIEVEQAPPVVPVPAPVGPPAKRKRGRPPKAKPAPTEAIIRVEDETTGEVDDIIVKKEMKAEQASQEEEAVEDEEPAVEVEHAEGEPANQLEESFQGEEVVQEVALSVTEAPPNGDLTPEMILSMMDR, from the exons ATGGAGGGTGAAGTCGTTTCCATTGAGCCCGCTCAGGTCGAGGGTCTCcaggacagtggggagggagcAGAGCTGCTCCAGACTGCAGATGCTGCCCTGATGGAGGGGGGTGTGGCACCCCAAGAGGTGACGGGGAATGTTGAAATGATGGTGATGGACACCCTGGACTCGACCCTTGACCCTGCCCTGCTACAGATGAAGACTGAGGTCCTTGAAGGGGGTGGCACAGTGACGGTCACCGGGGGAGACGAGGGACAGATCATCACCCTGCAG GTGGTGAACATGGAGCAGACGAGTGCAGCACTGGGGCTTGGACAGCTGCAGCTGGTGCAGGTTCCTGTCACTACAGCCACCGTGGAAGAGCTCCAGGCCAGCTTCGTTGACGCCTCAGCAGGCAATACTGAGGCAGAGCCAGTGAtctgccacaccctccctctgcCTGAGGGCTTCCAG GTGGTGAAGGTGGGGGCGaatggagaggtggagacagttgAGCAGGAAGAACTGCAGGCAGCCCAGGATGAGCTCCAGGTGAtccacagggaggaggaggaggaggaggaggaagctgaGCCCCAAGTAGAGGACCAGACATGGTCCAAAGACCCAGATTACCAGCCAACTGCTGGCATCCGCAAGGGGAAGAAGGGCAAGAAGAGCCGCCTGCGTTACGGGGAGGGGGAGCGGGACATGGACGTGTCTGTGTATGACTttgaggaggagcagcaggaggggATGCTCTCTGAGGTCAATGCTGAGAAGGTTGTGGGCAACATGAAGCCGCCCAAACCCACCAAGATAAAAAAGAAAG GTGTGAAGAAGACGTTCCAGTGTGAGCTGTGTAGCTACACCTGCCCCCGGCGCTCTAACCTGGACCGCCACATGAAGAGCCACACAGATGAGAGGCCACACAAATGCCATCTGTGTGGGAGGGCCTTCAGAACAGTCACACTGCTGAGGAaccacctcaacacacacacag GCACTCGTCCTCATAAATGCCAAGATTGTGACATGGCATTTGTGACCAGTGGAGAGCTGGTGCGTCATCGTCGCTACAAACACACATTCGAGAAACCCTTCAAGTGCTCCATGTGTGACTACGCTAGTGTGGAG GTGAGTAAGCTGAAGAGACACATCCGCTCCCATACAGGCGAGAGGCCCTTCCAGTGCAGTCTGTGCAGCTACGCCAGCCGAGACACCTACAAACTGAAGAGACACATGAGGACACACTCAG GTGAGAAGCCGTATGAGTGCTACATCTGCCATGCTCGTTTCACGCAgagcggcaccatgaagatgcACATCCTGCAGAAGCACACAGAGAATGTGGCCAAATTCCACTGTCCCCACTGTGACACAGTCATCGCCCGCAAGAGCGACCTGG GTGTCCACTTGCGGAAGCAGCATTCGTTCATGGAGATGGGCAGGAAGTGTCGTTACTGTGACGCTATGTTCCACGAGCGTTACGCACTCATCCAGCACCAGAAATCCCACAAGAACGAGAAGCGCTTCAAGTGCGACCAGTGTGACTATTGCTGCAGACAG GAGCGTCACATGATCatgcacagacgcacacacacgggGGAGAAGCCGTACGCCTGCAGCCAATGTGAGAAAACCTTCCGGCAGAAGCAGCTGCTGGACATGCATTTCAAACGTTACCATGACCCCAACTTCATCCCCACTGCCTTCGTCTGCAGCAAGTGTGGCAAGACCTTTACTCGCAGG AACACCATGCTGCGTCACGCGGAGAACTGTAACGGAGAGAACACCGGCGATGAGAACGGAACCCCGCCAAAGAAAGGCCGCCGTGGCAGGAAGAGGAAGATGCGCTCCAGACGGGATGACGACGATGACGACACCG AGCCTGAGCTGGATGAtattgaggaagaggaggaggagctgcTAGCTGAGATTGAGGTGGAGCAGGCACCTCCGGTTGTCCCTGTCCCTGCCCCTGTTGGCCCGCCAGCCAAGAGGAAACGTGGAAGACCTCCCAAGGCCAAACCTGCCCCAA CGGAGGCAATTATCCGGGTGGAGGATGAGACCACAGGCGAGGTGGATGACATCATCGTGAAGAAAGAGATGAAAGCCGAGCAGGCGAGCCAGGAGGAAGAAGCTGTCGAGGATGAGGAGCCAGCAGTAGAGGTGGAGCATGCTGAAGGAGAGCCTGCCAATCAGCTAGAAGAGTCATTCCAGGGGGAGGAGGTGGTGCAAGAAGTGGCACTGTCTGTCACAGAGGCTCCGCCCAACGGTGACCTCACTCCTGAAATGATTCTCAGTATGATGGACCGGTGA
- the LOC106587416 gene encoding transcriptional repressor CTCF isoform X1: MRARAPSITCMVMLQKHPQYRARHMRVNRVVSMEGEVVSIEPAQVEGLQDSGEGAELLQTADAALMEGGVAPQEVTGNVEMMVMDTLDSTLDPALLQMKTEVLEGGGTVTVTGGDEGQIITLQVVNMEQTSAALGLGQLQLVQVPVTTATVEELQASFVDASAGNTEAEPVICHTLPLPEGFQVVKVGANGEVETVEQEELQAAQDELQVIHREEEEEEEEAEPQVEDQTWSKDPDYQPTAGIRKGKKGKKSRLRYGEGERDMDVSVYDFEEEQQEGMLSEVNAEKVVGNMKPPKPTKIKKKGVKKTFQCELCSYTCPRRSNLDRHMKSHTDERPHKCHLCGRAFRTVTLLRNHLNTHTGTRPHKCQDCDMAFVTSGELVRHRRYKHTFEKPFKCSMCDYASVEVSKLKRHIRSHTGERPFQCSLCSYASRDTYKLKRHMRTHSGEKPYECYICHARFTQSGTMKMHILQKHTENVAKFHCPHCDTVIARKSDLGVHLRKQHSFMEMGRKCRYCDAMFHERYALIQHQKSHKNEKRFKCDQCDYCCRQERHMIMHRRTHTGEKPYACSQCEKTFRQKQLLDMHFKRYHDPNFIPTAFVCSKCGKTFTRRNTMLRHAENCNGENTGDENGTPPKKGRRGRKRKMRSRRDDDDDDTEPELDDIEEEEEELLAEIEVEQAPPVVPVPAPVGPPAKRKRGRPPKAKPAPTEAIIRVEDETTGEVDDIIVKKEMKAEQASQEEEAVEDEEPAVEVEHAEGEPANQLEESFQGEEVVQEVALSVTEAPPNGDLTPEMILSMMDR, from the exons ATGAGAGCTCGAGCTCCCTCTATAACCTGCATGGTAATGTTACAAAAACATCCGCAATACCGGGCAAGACACATGAGGGTGAATAGG GTCGTTTCTATGGAGGGTGAAGTCGTTTCCATTGAGCCCGCTCAGGTCGAGGGTCTCcaggacagtggggagggagcAGAGCTGCTCCAGACTGCAGATGCTGCCCTGATGGAGGGGGGTGTGGCACCCCAAGAGGTGACGGGGAATGTTGAAATGATGGTGATGGACACCCTGGACTCGACCCTTGACCCTGCCCTGCTACAGATGAAGACTGAGGTCCTTGAAGGGGGTGGCACAGTGACGGTCACCGGGGGAGACGAGGGACAGATCATCACCCTGCAG GTGGTGAACATGGAGCAGACGAGTGCAGCACTGGGGCTTGGACAGCTGCAGCTGGTGCAGGTTCCTGTCACTACAGCCACCGTGGAAGAGCTCCAGGCCAGCTTCGTTGACGCCTCAGCAGGCAATACTGAGGCAGAGCCAGTGAtctgccacaccctccctctgcCTGAGGGCTTCCAG GTGGTGAAGGTGGGGGCGaatggagaggtggagacagttgAGCAGGAAGAACTGCAGGCAGCCCAGGATGAGCTCCAGGTGAtccacagggaggaggaggaggaggaggaggaagctgaGCCCCAAGTAGAGGACCAGACATGGTCCAAAGACCCAGATTACCAGCCAACTGCTGGCATCCGCAAGGGGAAGAAGGGCAAGAAGAGCCGCCTGCGTTACGGGGAGGGGGAGCGGGACATGGACGTGTCTGTGTATGACTttgaggaggagcagcaggaggggATGCTCTCTGAGGTCAATGCTGAGAAGGTTGTGGGCAACATGAAGCCGCCCAAACCCACCAAGATAAAAAAGAAAG GTGTGAAGAAGACGTTCCAGTGTGAGCTGTGTAGCTACACCTGCCCCCGGCGCTCTAACCTGGACCGCCACATGAAGAGCCACACAGATGAGAGGCCACACAAATGCCATCTGTGTGGGAGGGCCTTCAGAACAGTCACACTGCTGAGGAaccacctcaacacacacacag GCACTCGTCCTCATAAATGCCAAGATTGTGACATGGCATTTGTGACCAGTGGAGAGCTGGTGCGTCATCGTCGCTACAAACACACATTCGAGAAACCCTTCAAGTGCTCCATGTGTGACTACGCTAGTGTGGAG GTGAGTAAGCTGAAGAGACACATCCGCTCCCATACAGGCGAGAGGCCCTTCCAGTGCAGTCTGTGCAGCTACGCCAGCCGAGACACCTACAAACTGAAGAGACACATGAGGACACACTCAG GTGAGAAGCCGTATGAGTGCTACATCTGCCATGCTCGTTTCACGCAgagcggcaccatgaagatgcACATCCTGCAGAAGCACACAGAGAATGTGGCCAAATTCCACTGTCCCCACTGTGACACAGTCATCGCCCGCAAGAGCGACCTGG GTGTCCACTTGCGGAAGCAGCATTCGTTCATGGAGATGGGCAGGAAGTGTCGTTACTGTGACGCTATGTTCCACGAGCGTTACGCACTCATCCAGCACCAGAAATCCCACAAGAACGAGAAGCGCTTCAAGTGCGACCAGTGTGACTATTGCTGCAGACAG GAGCGTCACATGATCatgcacagacgcacacacacgggGGAGAAGCCGTACGCCTGCAGCCAATGTGAGAAAACCTTCCGGCAGAAGCAGCTGCTGGACATGCATTTCAAACGTTACCATGACCCCAACTTCATCCCCACTGCCTTCGTCTGCAGCAAGTGTGGCAAGACCTTTACTCGCAGG AACACCATGCTGCGTCACGCGGAGAACTGTAACGGAGAGAACACCGGCGATGAGAACGGAACCCCGCCAAAGAAAGGCCGCCGTGGCAGGAAGAGGAAGATGCGCTCCAGACGGGATGACGACGATGACGACACCG AGCCTGAGCTGGATGAtattgaggaagaggaggaggagctgcTAGCTGAGATTGAGGTGGAGCAGGCACCTCCGGTTGTCCCTGTCCCTGCCCCTGTTGGCCCGCCAGCCAAGAGGAAACGTGGAAGACCTCCCAAGGCCAAACCTGCCCCAA CGGAGGCAATTATCCGGGTGGAGGATGAGACCACAGGCGAGGTGGATGACATCATCGTGAAGAAAGAGATGAAAGCCGAGCAGGCGAGCCAGGAGGAAGAAGCTGTCGAGGATGAGGAGCCAGCAGTAGAGGTGGAGCATGCTGAAGGAGAGCCTGCCAATCAGCTAGAAGAGTCATTCCAGGGGGAGGAGGTGGTGCAAGAAGTGGCACTGTCTGTCACAGAGGCTCCGCCCAACGGTGACCTCACTCCTGAAATGATTCTCAGTATGATGGACCGGTGA